The following are from one region of the Paenibacillus sp. JZ16 genome:
- a CDS encoding carbohydrate ABC transporter permease, translated as MTGAHNKQNWLVHVLMIAFCFVMFYPVLWWIGASFKSTPEISLPTLFPKVWLWQNYTEGWMALPKYTFTRFFMNSLKLNVATTIIHVISASLVAFGFARLTFPLKGLWFSILLMTLMLPGQVTLIPQYTMFHSFDWINTYLPLIVPSAMGGAFFIFLIVQFIRGIPRELDESAKIDGCTWFGIYLRIIMPLTLPALITVTIFSFIWGWDEYFGPLIYLNTVDKYTVPLALRMFIDSQSAVPWGQLLAVSLLSVLPPVIIFFLAQKHFVEGIATSGLKG; from the coding sequence ATGACAGGTGCTCATAATAAACAAAACTGGCTGGTCCATGTGCTGATGATTGCATTCTGTTTTGTGATGTTTTATCCCGTCCTGTGGTGGATCGGCGCCTCCTTCAAATCAACACCGGAAATCAGTCTACCCACTCTGTTCCCCAAAGTATGGTTGTGGCAAAATTATACGGAAGGCTGGATGGCACTGCCCAAGTATACATTTACACGCTTCTTTATGAACAGCCTTAAGCTCAATGTGGCGACCACGATCATTCATGTCATTTCAGCCAGCCTGGTGGCTTTTGGCTTCGCTAGGCTGACCTTCCCGCTGAAGGGGTTATGGTTCTCCATCCTGCTGATGACCCTGATGCTTCCGGGACAGGTCACGCTCATCCCGCAGTATACGATGTTCCATTCCTTCGACTGGATCAATACCTATCTGCCGCTGATCGTCCCGTCAGCCATGGGCGGAGCCTTCTTTATATTCCTGATTGTCCAATTCATCCGCGGTATTCCGCGGGAGCTCGATGAGTCGGCAAAAATCGACGGCTGCACCTGGTTCGGCATTTATCTGCGCATCATCATGCCGCTGACGCTGCCGGCGCTCATCACGGTTACGATTTTCTCGTTTATTTGGGGCTGGGACGAATATTTTGGGCCGCTGATTTATCTGAATACCGTGGACAAGTATACTGTCCCGCTCGCGCTAAGAATGTTCATCGACTCCCAGTCGGCCGTTCCGTGGGGGCAGCTGCTTGCCGTATCCCTGCTCTCCGTGCTGCCGCCGGTGATCATTTTCTTTCTCGCACAAAAGCATTTCGTGGAAGGGATCGCCACATCCGGGCTGAAAGGTTAG
- a CDS encoding cache domain-containing sensor histidine kinase: protein MNPFRTFRIDYVFFFSFAGFIAVLITIMMIVSYRFTADEQADSASMYQQAVLQQLNKQLTDQMSAVEQTSLAVSINSPLVNYVTMKGDYYARKKARDELNRDYLAPMLNSSRSMFSFQIYMKDPLQVDPNANIQYLPLASASGESWYPAVDKSDFLWIGQREVGSPQGKQQVISFVRKITTLDGVNRGILIINVRVKFLQEILTEDNSSASRLLLDSGGRMIMHTRIAPPPGEINAILERVSGDTGHAHQLLAAAGSLPEKDMLTVWSRTSPGSWMLVELTPWKVITSGSVRLAWTMAVVGAAAILLSLFFTLFLSRNFTRPIRKLVQLMQAFNPGKRGQTLPTEYRNEFGSLFSGYRKLTERIERLYESLEQHYKAQREAEIKALQAMINPHFLYNTLDQLNWMALEAGQEKISHVLELMGKMFRIGLSGGESMISIQEELLHVDCYLKIQQFKWGEGLEWHFDCPEDLRQLMIPKLTLQPFVENAVMHGFHGKRQGRIHLICAEEDRGIRIRIRDDGIGLLEDWKTRKRHPTGGYGIRNVTERIQVYFGPPFGVSLRNRTDAPGTEAEIYWPRLNQQWGQDQEGGGNHVDHHYRG from the coding sequence ATGAATCCGTTTCGTACGTTCCGTATCGATTACGTTTTTTTCTTCAGCTTTGCCGGTTTTATCGCGGTTCTCATCACGATTATGATGATTGTCAGCTATCGGTTTACGGCCGATGAGCAGGCGGACAGCGCCTCCATGTACCAGCAGGCGGTGCTGCAGCAGCTCAACAAGCAGCTTACCGACCAGATGAGCGCTGTAGAGCAAACCTCGCTAGCCGTGTCCATCAACTCACCTCTGGTCAACTATGTAACGATGAAAGGAGATTATTATGCACGCAAGAAAGCCAGGGACGAGCTGAACCGGGATTATTTGGCGCCGATGCTGAACAGCTCGCGCTCCATGTTTTCCTTTCAGATTTATATGAAAGATCCGCTTCAGGTCGATCCCAACGCCAACATTCAATACCTCCCGCTCGCCTCGGCCAGCGGGGAGAGCTGGTATCCGGCCGTCGACAAATCCGATTTTCTCTGGATCGGCCAGCGCGAGGTCGGTTCGCCGCAGGGAAAGCAGCAGGTGATCAGCTTCGTCCGTAAAATCACCACGCTGGATGGCGTAAACCGGGGAATTTTGATCATCAATGTTCGGGTTAAATTTTTGCAGGAAATTCTGACGGAAGACAACTCCTCGGCCAGTCGGCTGCTGCTCGACTCCGGCGGCCGGATGATCATGCACACCCGGATTGCTCCGCCCCCCGGGGAAATCAACGCCATCCTGGAGCGGGTCAGCGGGGACACCGGCCATGCGCATCAGCTGCTGGCCGCCGCCGGCTCGCTCCCGGAGAAGGACATGCTCACCGTGTGGTCACGAACGTCCCCGGGCAGCTGGATGCTGGTGGAGCTTACGCCCTGGAAGGTAATCACCAGCGGGAGTGTCCGCCTCGCGTGGACGATGGCCGTGGTTGGAGCCGCCGCCATACTGCTGTCCCTGTTCTTCACGTTGTTCCTTTCCCGAAATTTCACACGGCCGATTCGGAAGCTGGTTCAGCTAATGCAGGCGTTCAATCCCGGGAAACGCGGGCAGACGCTGCCGACGGAATACCGCAACGAATTCGGCAGCCTGTTCAGCGGCTACCGCAAGCTCACAGAGCGGATCGAAAGGCTGTATGAGTCGCTGGAGCAGCACTATAAAGCGCAGCGCGAAGCGGAGATCAAGGCGCTTCAAGCGATGATTAACCCCCATTTTCTCTACAATACCCTGGACCAGCTGAACTGGATGGCGCTTGAAGCCGGCCAGGAGAAGATCAGCCACGTACTCGAGCTGATGGGGAAGATGTTCCGCATCGGGCTGTCGGGCGGCGAATCCATGATTTCGATTCAGGAAGAGCTTCTGCACGTTGATTGCTATCTGAAAATCCAACAGTTCAAGTGGGGTGAAGGATTGGAATGGCACTTCGATTGCCCGGAAGATTTGCGACAGCTGATGATTCCGAAACTGACCCTGCAGCCCTTTGTGGAAAATGCCGTTATGCACGGTTTTCATGGCAAACGCCAAGGCCGGATCCATCTGATTTGCGCGGAAGAGGACCGAGGCATCCGGATTAGGATTCGGGACGACGGCATCGGACTGCTTGAAGACTGGAAAACGCGCAAACGCCATCCGACGGGCGGATATGGCATTCGCAACGTGACGGAGCGCATCCAGGTTTATTTCGGTCCGCCCTTTGGCGTTTCGCTTCGAAACCGTACCGATGCGCCGGGCACCGAAGCGGAGATCTATTGGCCGAGGCTAAATCAGCAGTGGGGTCAGGATCAGGAAGGGGGAGGAAACCATGTGGACCATCACTATCGTGGATGA
- a CDS encoding carbohydrate ABC transporter permease: protein MSRSTVRESAADRIFLGIVYLFLSVVLIVILFPLLHIISASFSSPGAVSSGKVWLWPVDVTLIGYKAVFQNSNILIGFGNSLFYAVVGTIVNVAFTVMLAYPLARKTFYVRNIIMMVLVFTMFFDGGLIPNYLLVKSLGMLDTRWAMIIPGALAVFQVIIARTFFQTTIPDELAEAAEMDGSSDITFFLKIVLPLSKPILAVLALMYAVGHWNSYFNALIYLKDSSLFPLQIFLRDILILNSVSAEMVTNVNELLVREGLKDLLKYSLIVVASAPVLIIYPFVQKYFVKGVMIGSLKG, encoded by the coding sequence ATGAGCAGATCAACCGTACGGGAGTCCGCTGCAGACCGGATTTTCCTTGGTATCGTGTATTTGTTTCTGTCTGTCGTACTGATCGTCATCCTGTTTCCGCTGCTGCATATTATAAGCGCATCCTTTAGCTCTCCGGGCGCAGTGTCCTCCGGCAAAGTGTGGCTGTGGCCGGTGGATGTGACCCTGATCGGCTACAAAGCGGTATTCCAAAATTCCAACATTCTGATCGGGTTTGGCAATTCGCTGTTCTATGCCGTTGTCGGCACGATCGTAAATGTCGCATTCACCGTGATGCTTGCCTATCCGCTCGCCCGCAAAACGTTTTACGTTCGCAACATCATCATGATGGTGCTGGTGTTTACGATGTTTTTTGACGGCGGGCTCATTCCGAACTATCTTCTCGTGAAGTCGCTCGGCATGCTCGATACGCGCTGGGCCATGATTATACCGGGGGCGCTAGCCGTGTTTCAGGTCATCATCGCCAGAACCTTTTTTCAGACGACGATTCCGGATGAATTGGCCGAAGCGGCCGAGATGGACGGGAGCAGCGACATTACCTTTTTCCTGAAAATTGTTCTTCCGCTATCCAAGCCGATTCTGGCTGTGCTCGCGCTCATGTATGCCGTTGGCCATTGGAATTCCTATTTTAATGCCTTGATTTATTTGAAGGACAGCAGCCTGTTTCCGCTTCAGATCTTCCTGAGGGATATTCTGATCCTGAATTCCGTCAGCGCCGAGATGGTGACAAACGTCAACGAGCTGCTGGTCCGTGAAGGGCTGAAGGATTTGCTGAAGTATTCGCTGATCGTGGTGGCAAGCGCCCCGGTATTGATCATTTACCCGTTTGTGCAGAAGTATTTTGTCAAAGGCGTAATGATCGGATCCTTAAAAGGGTGA
- a CDS encoding helix-turn-helix domain-containing protein, with the protein MGRKAWFYRQLLSYMPVFFIVISFVFFVFFQMLGEQSRQGAIQANETMIHQAMRSVDNSLKAIDQMLVQELLFNPDMSGFFNHEDQDNVYLNMQAVKAMKQFKVSNPLVDSMVLVRTQDEFVLSTSSSFNLPDYADYDFLKPYLGQVNSEAEWSSMRNFREFSFNSMQHVVTLVRDAPFVTHGKGVIAVNIKVDAIHNMIQGMVNPDVSFIHMKDTQGQSMLSGTSMAESGELVSKTISPYTGWVYEGGLTQGRVVGIVSQLYNIWFIVGLLMCLAGVVWIVLVTRRNYKPIEAIVSRIHNYSQSKTSALIHNSKQDEFAFIESALESMLEQASSFQQQHREDLLLRRAYLFQQLMEGQYPSHMEQWNEQRDVMGLPDLSESQIVNVIEIDKYPLFCEQYPQQDQYLIKFALKSVVQEIAAGQETSVWTEWISASKLGVMAMADDQDAVQHVVTLLEQTRQWVEQHLKLTITVGIGEKTERYTDIPDSYEQARTALKYKMILGENRIIHYTQVSGEERGHAFDFLNLIRSMAQSFRLGNRDWQEKYNALIHNIGQNMLDRDGVVNLVDYMVYSLGREMSCMAKEFQDLWLTEGQPALRNALQSSDTLEQLEQEFGEALSALYDSMLALMEGRNHADTIQKVRLFMEQNSSNPDLSLNYLSERFNMNWKTLSKLFREETGQKFVDYLIELRMNHARKLLEETLLPVQDIATEVGYSNAISFGRMFKKLMGMSPGDYREQAAYKQQNYGN; encoded by the coding sequence ATGGGAAGAAAAGCGTGGTTTTACCGTCAGCTTTTATCGTATATGCCGGTCTTCTTTATCGTGATTTCCTTTGTGTTTTTTGTCTTTTTCCAAATGCTCGGGGAACAGTCCCGGCAAGGTGCGATTCAGGCCAATGAGACGATGATTCATCAGGCGATGCGTTCGGTGGACAACTCGTTGAAGGCCATCGATCAGATGCTCGTGCAGGAATTGTTGTTCAACCCCGATATGTCGGGATTTTTCAATCATGAGGATCAGGACAACGTCTATTTGAACATGCAGGCGGTGAAGGCCATGAAGCAGTTCAAGGTGTCCAATCCGCTTGTGGATTCCATGGTGCTCGTGCGGACCCAGGATGAGTTCGTGTTGAGTACTTCGTCCTCGTTCAACTTGCCGGATTATGCGGATTATGACTTTCTCAAGCCTTATTTGGGCCAGGTCAATAGTGAAGCAGAGTGGAGTTCTATGCGGAATTTCCGGGAGTTCAGCTTCAACAGCATGCAGCATGTGGTAACCCTGGTTCGAGATGCACCCTTCGTTACCCATGGGAAAGGCGTTATTGCCGTTAATATCAAGGTGGACGCCATACATAACATGATTCAGGGCATGGTAAATCCCGATGTTAGTTTTATTCATATGAAGGATACGCAGGGGCAGTCCATGCTCTCCGGTACCTCCATGGCAGAGAGTGGTGAGCTTGTCTCTAAGACGATTTCGCCTTATACCGGATGGGTATATGAGGGAGGTCTTACTCAAGGCAGAGTGGTCGGTATCGTCAGCCAGCTGTACAATATCTGGTTTATCGTTGGCTTGCTCATGTGCCTTGCCGGGGTGGTCTGGATCGTATTGGTTACGCGCCGAAACTATAAGCCGATTGAAGCCATCGTGTCCCGGATTCATAATTATTCGCAGTCTAAAACGAGCGCGCTGATCCATAACAGTAAACAGGATGAGTTCGCATTTATCGAATCGGCACTCGAAAGTATGCTGGAACAGGCGAGCAGTTTTCAACAGCAGCATCGAGAGGATTTGCTGCTGCGCAGAGCGTATCTGTTCCAGCAGCTGATGGAGGGACAGTACCCGTCCCATATGGAGCAGTGGAACGAGCAGCGGGATGTCATGGGACTGCCGGACTTGTCCGAATCACAGATCGTCAATGTCATCGAAATCGATAAATATCCATTGTTCTGCGAGCAGTACCCGCAGCAGGACCAGTATTTGATCAAATTTGCCCTCAAAAGCGTCGTTCAAGAAATTGCAGCCGGGCAGGAAACGAGTGTTTGGACAGAATGGATATCCGCTTCGAAGCTGGGCGTGATGGCGATGGCGGACGACCAGGACGCAGTACAGCATGTAGTCACGCTGCTTGAGCAGACCCGCCAGTGGGTGGAGCAGCATCTGAAGCTGACCATAACCGTTGGTATCGGGGAGAAAACGGAGCGATATACGGATATCCCGGACTCCTATGAGCAGGCACGCACCGCATTGAAATACAAAATGATCCTCGGCGAGAACCGAATCATTCATTACACCCAAGTATCCGGGGAGGAGCGGGGCCATGCCTTTGATTTCTTGAACCTGATCCGTTCGATGGCTCAATCCTTCCGGCTCGGCAACAGGGATTGGCAGGAGAAATACAATGCTCTCATCCATAACATTGGTCAAAACATGCTGGACCGGGACGGCGTGGTGAACCTGGTGGATTACATGGTGTACTCGCTCGGACGTGAAATGTCGTGCATGGCAAAAGAATTTCAGGATTTGTGGCTGACAGAGGGGCAGCCTGCGTTACGGAACGCGCTCCAATCATCCGATACACTGGAGCAGCTGGAACAGGAGTTCGGGGAGGCTTTATCCGCTCTGTACGACAGTATGCTCGCTCTCATGGAGGGCCGGAATCATGCGGACACGATTCAGAAGGTGCGCTTGTTTATGGAGCAGAACTCGAGCAATCCGGATTTGTCTCTCAATTATTTAAGCGAACGCTTCAATATGAACTGGAAGACGCTGAGCAAGCTGTTCCGGGAGGAGACCGGTCAGAAGTTCGTGGATTATTTAATTGAGCTGCGGATGAACCATGCACGGAAGCTGCTCGAGGAGACCTTGCTGCCTGTACAAGATATCGCGACCGAAGTTGGGTATTCCAATGCCATCTCGTTTGGCCGGATGTTTAAAAAGCTGATGGGGATGTCACCGGGGGATTACCGTGAGCAGGCTGCTTATAAGCAGCAGAATTACGGGAACTAA
- a CDS encoding carbohydrate ABC transporter permease — protein sequence MNAQTVQPAGKARLDKNMKAVAKTFKGRWNAPLAGYLFIAPWLLGFLILQLWPIIQSFYLSFTEYSLLEPARWIGLKNYQDIAHDRLFFNSLKVTFLYVIASVPLKLLVALAVALLLNRNIRGISFYRTIIYLPSLIGGSLAVAVLWRNIFGLNGFINQLVILVGIAPKNWIGTPSTALGTLVLLTAWQFGSSMIIFLAGLKQIPSELYEAASVDGASPLRKFIRITLPMLSPVILFNLIMGIINAFQMFTSAFVVTNGGPVNSTEMFALFLYNKAFGSLQMGYASALAWILLVIIGIVTVLNFIASKYWVFYETETEGRK from the coding sequence ATGAATGCACAAACGGTACAGCCGGCGGGCAAGGCCAGGCTGGACAAGAATATGAAAGCGGTTGCCAAGACGTTCAAAGGGCGCTGGAACGCTCCGTTAGCCGGCTACCTGTTCATCGCGCCCTGGCTGCTGGGCTTTCTCATTTTGCAGCTGTGGCCCATCATCCAGTCCTTCTATTTATCCTTCACCGAGTATTCGCTGCTGGAGCCGGCCCGCTGGATCGGACTCAAGAACTACCAGGATATCGCTCACGACCGGCTCTTCTTCAATTCGCTGAAGGTGACATTTCTGTACGTGATCGCTTCCGTGCCGCTGAAACTGCTGGTGGCGTTGGCTGTAGCCCTGCTGCTGAACCGGAACATCCGGGGCATATCCTTCTACCGGACGATCATTTACCTGCCCTCTCTGATCGGTGGGAGCTTGGCGGTAGCCGTGCTGTGGCGCAATATTTTCGGTCTGAACGGCTTCATTAATCAGCTCGTGATTTTGGTCGGGATCGCCCCCAAAAACTGGATCGGCACCCCCTCCACCGCCCTCGGCACCCTCGTGCTGCTGACGGCCTGGCAGTTCGGTTCATCGATGATTATTTTCCTTGCCGGTCTCAAACAAATCCCTAGTGAATTATATGAGGCCGCCTCCGTGGACGGGGCCTCGCCGCTCCGCAAGTTCATCCGGATTACCCTGCCCATGTTGTCCCCGGTCATCCTGTTTAATCTGATCATGGGCATCATCAACGCATTCCAGATGTTCACATCGGCTTTTGTTGTCACGAATGGAGGACCGGTTAATTCAACCGAAATGTTTGCCCTGTTCCTGTACAATAAAGCCTTTGGATCCCTTCAGATGGGCTATGCCTCGGCCCTGGCCTGGATCTTGCTCGTTATCATCGGCATCGTCACGGTGCTTAATTTTATCGCGTCCAAATACTGGGTCTTCTACGAAACCGAAACGGAGGGTCGCAAATGA
- a CDS encoding ABC transporter permease, translated as MSSAIPVPADAQAPTNLPPNKPMNRTRKKLMKHWQFYLLVFFPLVYIILFKYVPMFGVLIAFKEYNVVQGIFGSPWVGFDYFKQLFDAPFFWQYVRNTLEISLYGLLVGFPAPILLALALNEIRNGRFKKTVQMVTYAPYFISTVVIVSILIVNLSPNTGLMSNLFRALGLETVDFLGVPELFKSIYVWSDVWQFTGYGAIIYIAALAGVNPDLYEAARVDGATRLQKIINIDIPSLFPVIVILLILNLGNLMSLGFEKIYLMQNPLNQNTSEVISTYVYKVGLLGANFSFSAAIGLFNSIINFILLVIVNYVSRKASSTSLW; from the coding sequence ATGAGCAGCGCAATCCCAGTACCTGCAGATGCACAGGCGCCAACGAATTTACCACCAAACAAGCCCATGAACCGAACGAGGAAGAAGCTGATGAAGCATTGGCAATTCTATCTGCTCGTGTTCTTCCCGTTAGTCTACATCATCCTCTTCAAATACGTTCCGATGTTCGGCGTCTTGATTGCATTCAAGGAATACAACGTCGTACAGGGGATATTCGGCAGTCCCTGGGTAGGGTTCGATTATTTCAAGCAATTGTTCGACGCTCCGTTCTTCTGGCAGTATGTCCGCAACACGCTCGAGATTTCCCTGTACGGCCTGCTGGTCGGATTCCCGGCCCCCATTCTGTTAGCGCTGGCACTGAATGAAATCCGGAACGGCCGCTTCAAGAAAACCGTCCAGATGGTGACATACGCACCGTACTTCATATCAACGGTGGTCATCGTCTCGATTCTGATCGTGAACCTCTCGCCCAACACGGGGCTGATGAGCAATCTATTCCGGGCACTGGGGCTTGAGACCGTTGATTTCCTTGGCGTGCCGGAACTGTTTAAGTCAATCTATGTCTGGTCCGATGTGTGGCAGTTCACCGGTTACGGTGCCATCATCTATATTGCGGCCTTGGCGGGAGTCAACCCGGATCTGTACGAGGCGGCAAGAGTGGACGGGGCAACCCGGCTTCAAAAGATCATCAATATCGATATTCCCAGCTTGTTTCCGGTCATCGTTATTTTGCTTATATTGAACCTGGGCAATCTGATGAGTCTAGGCTTTGAGAAAATTTATCTTATGCAAAACCCGCTCAATCAGAACACGTCCGAAGTCATCTCTACCTATGTGTACAAGGTCGGCCTGCTCGGAGCCAACTTCAGCTTCTCCGCCGCCATCGGCCTGTTCAACTCCATTATCAATTTCATTCTGTTGGTCATTGTCAATTACGTATCCCGAAAAGCTTCATCAACAAGTCTATGGTAG
- a CDS encoding ABC transporter substrate-binding protein — MKRFTGLGLCLVLVAVLALSACGKTSETGTEGPASPPGSGGPVELTVFAPQSAGIESLDVNPFSKHIEEKLGLTFKWNTTPDAVFNDKKLLMLASGDYPALIMNAGISKADQIKYGMQGAFIPLNDLIDQHAPNIKKALEEVSYLKSAMTAPDGNIYALPKVNECLHCTYGQRMWINTTWLEKLGLEMPTTTDEFYQVLKAFKEQDPNGNGKADEIPMTTSLDVWGGGVDAFLMNAFIYNNGTTYLSVKDGKVILSAAESEWKEGLKYLSKLYSEGLIDKGAFTQNGDAVKQLGNKADNVVGAVGYALISSVLEPTDAKPRHKEYDVVPPLKGPNGVQLAGYSVGAGDGSFVITNKATEEQRIAAIKLADYLFSEEGTVMTSWGFEGEGWRKAESGALDYNGEPAAYEALKRDVPEGSLDVTWWQLGTMLMVNSLRESFVAPEDPLGNGAYEYRLWLAAKKYEPFAKPELVYPTDVFIDPKDATFIAQIQKTIQDYVKSNLAQFVTGSKDIEKDWDAYVSGFKGLQLDKYLEIHQKALDNQG; from the coding sequence TTGAAAAGGTTCACTGGATTAGGTTTATGTCTGGTTCTCGTGGCAGTGCTGGCTCTATCCGCTTGCGGCAAGACGAGTGAAACAGGAACTGAAGGACCGGCAAGCCCTCCGGGGTCAGGGGGACCCGTTGAACTGACGGTATTTGCTCCTCAGTCCGCCGGTATCGAGAGTCTTGATGTCAATCCATTCTCCAAGCATATCGAAGAGAAGCTGGGGCTTACATTTAAGTGGAATACGACACCTGACGCGGTATTTAACGATAAGAAACTGCTGATGCTGGCAAGCGGTGACTATCCGGCGCTCATTATGAATGCCGGCATATCCAAGGCCGATCAGATCAAGTACGGTATGCAGGGGGCCTTTATTCCCTTGAATGATTTAATCGACCAGCATGCACCTAACATTAAAAAAGCGCTGGAGGAAGTCTCCTATTTAAAATCGGCGATGACCGCGCCGGACGGCAATATATACGCGCTTCCGAAGGTGAACGAGTGCCTGCACTGCACGTATGGCCAGCGGATGTGGATCAATACGACCTGGCTTGAGAAGTTAGGTCTAGAGATGCCAACCACGACCGATGAATTCTATCAAGTGCTGAAAGCCTTTAAAGAGCAGGACCCGAACGGGAACGGCAAGGCCGACGAAATTCCGATGACCACTTCTCTTGATGTGTGGGGAGGAGGAGTTGATGCCTTTTTGATGAATGCTTTTATATATAACAATGGCACGACCTATCTAAGCGTGAAGGATGGCAAGGTGATTCTGTCCGCGGCTGAGTCCGAATGGAAGGAAGGCTTGAAATATCTCAGCAAGCTGTACAGTGAAGGACTGATTGACAAAGGAGCGTTTACGCAAAACGGCGATGCCGTCAAGCAGCTCGGGAACAAAGCGGACAATGTGGTCGGCGCCGTTGGTTATGCGCTGATCAGCAGCGTACTGGAGCCGACCGACGCGAAGCCCCGTCATAAGGAATACGATGTTGTTCCGCCGCTGAAAGGACCGAACGGCGTGCAGCTTGCAGGTTATAGCGTCGGAGCAGGGGACGGATCGTTTGTCATCACGAACAAAGCGACGGAGGAGCAGCGGATCGCGGCCATTAAGCTGGCGGATTACCTGTTCTCCGAAGAAGGCACCGTGATGACCTCCTGGGGCTTTGAAGGAGAAGGATGGCGGAAGGCGGAGTCCGGTGCGCTTGATTACAACGGCGAGCCGGCTGCATATGAAGCGTTGAAGCGGGATGTGCCAGAGGGATCGCTTGACGTAACCTGGTGGCAGCTCGGTACGATGCTGATGGTGAATTCCCTCCGTGAATCCTTTGTCGCTCCGGAAGATCCGCTCGGCAACGGAGCCTACGAATATCGCTTGTGGCTGGCTGCGAAGAAATACGAGCCTTTTGCCAAACCGGAGCTTGTGTACCCGACGGACGTGTTCATCGATCCGAAAGACGCAACCTTCATCGCGCAGATTCAGAAGACGATTCAGGATTACGTGAAATCGAATCTGGCCCAATTCGTAACCGGCAGCAAGGACATCGAGAAGGACTGGGATGCCTATGTCAGCGGATTTAAAGGATTGCAGCTGGACAAGTATCTGGAGATCCATCAGAAAGCATTAGACAATCAAGGATAG